In the Bacillus tuaregi genome, one interval contains:
- a CDS encoding sugar phosphate isomerase/epimerase family protein produces the protein MKLGVFTVLYQNLPFEEALDKLAAMGVEAVELGTGNYPGNSHCNPDELLESPEKLRAFQRAIADRGLMISALSCHGNALHPNKKAAAEAHDVWRKTVLLAERLGVEVVNVFSGCPGDHEEAKYPNWITCSWPPEYSEALDWQWEKAVIPYWKEESKFAQTHRTKIAFEMHPGFVVYNPETLLKLREHAGENIGANFDPSHLIWQGIDPVEAIKKLGRENAIFHFHAKDTYMDKANISVNGVLDTKHYSKILDRSWTFRSVGYGQNEKLWKDMVSTLRAVDYDYVLSIEHEDMLASIDEGLGKAIGLLKEVLFKEKLAEMWWA, from the coding sequence ATGAAACTAGGTGTTTTTACTGTTTTATATCAAAACCTTCCTTTTGAAGAAGCTTTGGATAAATTAGCAGCAATGGGTGTGGAAGCAGTAGAGCTTGGAACGGGAAACTATCCAGGAAATAGCCATTGTAATCCTGATGAGTTATTGGAAAGTCCTGAGAAACTAAGAGCATTCCAGCGTGCCATTGCAGACCGTGGACTAATGATAAGCGCCTTAAGCTGTCACGGTAATGCATTACATCCAAACAAAAAAGCAGCAGCAGAAGCGCATGATGTCTGGAGAAAAACGGTTTTACTAGCTGAGAGATTAGGAGTAGAAGTGGTGAATGTATTCTCCGGATGCCCAGGAGATCACGAAGAAGCAAAATATCCAAACTGGATTACGTGTTCTTGGCCGCCGGAATACTCAGAGGCCTTGGATTGGCAGTGGGAGAAAGCAGTAATTCCTTATTGGAAGGAAGAATCAAAGTTCGCCCAAACACATAGAACTAAGATTGCCTTTGAAATGCACCCGGGATTTGTAGTTTATAATCCTGAAACCTTACTCAAGCTAAGGGAGCATGCAGGTGAAAATATCGGGGCCAATTTTGATCCAAGTCATTTGATTTGGCAAGGTATTGATCCAGTCGAGGCGATCAAAAAGCTTGGCCGTGAAAATGCAATTTTCCATTTCCATGCGAAAGATACGTATATGGATAAAGCGAATATCAGTGTGAATGGGGTACTGGATACAAAGCATTATAGTAAAATTTTAGACCGTTCCTGGACGTTCCGTTCTGTTGGATATGGTCAAAATGAGAAGCTGTGGAAGGACATGGTTAGCACGCTTCGTGCAGTTGATTATGATTATGTATTATCGATTGAGCATGAGGATATGCTAGCATCCATCGATGAAGGATTAGGTAAGGCTATTGGACTTTTGAAAGAAGTCCTCTTCAAAGAAAAACTTGCTGAGATGTGGTGGGCGTAG
- a CDS encoding ROK family glucokinase, which translates to MDDKWFVGVDIGGTTIKLAFITDEGEIAHKWEIPTNTADNGIHIPSEIGRAIDRKISELGETKGKLIGLGVGAPGPVNDENGSIEVAVNLGWSHFPLRELLEQATSLPVIVDNDANVAAIGEMWKGAGEGAQNLLCVTLGTGVGGGVIANGEILHGVNGAAGEIGHIAAVIDDAVRCNCGKLGCLETVASATGVVRLAKTNLQSTDTQSILRGAAHLSAKKIFDEAKAGDELALEVVNKLAFYLGFALANIANVTNPEKIVIGGGVSKAGETLLQPLQQQFMQYAFTRVAEGAELRIAKLGNDAGIIGAAWLAKTKLVLPQL; encoded by the coding sequence ATGGATGACAAATGGTTTGTTGGTGTAGATATTGGCGGTACGACGATAAAGCTGGCGTTTATAACAGATGAAGGTGAGATTGCTCATAAGTGGGAAATTCCTACGAACACAGCTGATAACGGAATCCATATTCCTTCGGAGATTGGTAGAGCAATTGATAGAAAGATTTCAGAATTAGGAGAAACGAAAGGGAAGCTGATTGGATTAGGTGTTGGGGCTCCGGGACCTGTAAACGATGAGAATGGATCGATTGAGGTAGCTGTTAATCTGGGCTGGAGTCATTTTCCGCTTCGGGAATTGCTCGAACAAGCAACCTCTTTGCCTGTCATTGTAGATAATGATGCAAATGTAGCTGCGATTGGTGAGATGTGGAAAGGAGCGGGAGAAGGGGCGCAAAATTTATTATGTGTCACACTTGGAACCGGAGTAGGCGGAGGTGTCATTGCAAACGGTGAAATACTACATGGAGTAAACGGTGCAGCCGGAGAAATAGGTCACATAGCAGCTGTGATAGATGATGCAGTAAGATGTAATTGCGGAAAACTTGGCTGTCTGGAAACTGTTGCCTCTGCAACAGGCGTTGTCCGTCTAGCTAAAACCAATCTACAATCAACAGATACACAAAGTATCTTAAGAGGGGCAGCACACTTATCCGCTAAAAAGATTTTTGATGAAGCGAAAGCTGGCGACGAGCTTGCTTTGGAGGTAGTGAATAAACTAGCCTTCTATTTAGGATTTGCCCTCGCCAATATTGCAAATGTGACAAACCCGGAAAAAATTGTGATTGGAGGCGGGGTTTCTAAAGCGGGTGAAACGTTATTACAGCCGCTTCAACAGCAATTTATGCAATATGCTTTCACACGTGTAGCTGAAGGAGCCGAGCTGAGAATTGCAAAACTAGGAAATGACGCTGGAATCATTGGTGCTGCATGGCTTGCGAAAACCAAGCTGGTTTTACCTCAATTGTAA
- a CDS encoding GNAT family N-acetyltransferase yields MELISLSSLIEASQGESEFLQQKLSSFQCSKNGDVELFLHTKAIEMDGRSIRTTLVIDEKSSEIVGYFTIGIKPFKFGTVSGSLKQKLSGNKNAELFNTILIAQLGRSDAYKSLVSGTQILDFALKRCNEINTLAALRVVSVEYEDNPKLNHFYENNGFKFIQINDNGLKLSYVRL; encoded by the coding sequence ATGGAATTAATTAGTTTATCAAGTTTGATTGAGGCTTCGCAAGGGGAGAGTGAATTCCTGCAACAAAAACTCTCCTCTTTTCAATGCTCCAAAAATGGAGACGTGGAATTATTTTTACATACTAAAGCAATAGAAATGGATGGTAGATCTATTCGTACTACCTTGGTAATTGATGAGAAATCTAGCGAAATAGTTGGCTATTTTACTATAGGTATTAAACCATTCAAATTTGGCACGGTTTCAGGTTCCTTGAAACAAAAACTTTCCGGCAATAAAAACGCAGAACTATTTAATACAATATTAATTGCCCAACTTGGACGTTCCGACGCCTACAAGAGTTTGGTTAGCGGGACTCAGATATTAGATTTTGCACTTAAGCGTTGTAATGAGATAAATACTCTAGCTGCATTACGGGTAGTTTCCGTGGAGTATGAAGATAATCCAAAGCTAAATCACTTTTATGAAAATAATGGTTTTAAATTTATTCAAATAAATGATAATGGTCTGAAACTTAGTTATGTTCGCCTATAA
- a CDS encoding HD-GYP domain-containing protein: MKSGDNVRDLCTKWILNNPVNFRYAFIMLLIIGISLNGFILVENDHFYFLYILSAIYLGIGFYNQSFWFIFSLTLLIVLSRTFFIPELLPFSAKEFFIHLFTYSVISFKSAELMKNVQNVKGESLELTMSLANALDSRDPYTMHHSENVAKYAVAIAKKMKLSEDKCEAIRIGSLLHDIGKIGIPEHILNKPGRLTNVEFNEIKLHPNIGYRMVKHVESFKRNGVIEIVLYHHERYDGNGYPEGLKGKDIPLAARIVAIADSFDAMTSKRVYSNQMEIDIALDEIRKNRGTQFDPDIADVFFSLFEKEKNTIKCKVS; the protein is encoded by the coding sequence TTGAAAAGTGGTGATAATGTGCGAGACTTATGTACCAAATGGATATTGAATAATCCTGTTAACTTCAGATATGCATTTATTATGCTATTGATAATAGGCATTTCTTTAAATGGCTTTATTCTGGTCGAAAATGACCATTTTTATTTCCTCTATATTTTAAGTGCTATTTATTTAGGTATTGGTTTTTATAATCAATCTTTTTGGTTTATTTTTTCCCTTACCTTATTAATCGTACTCAGCAGAACTTTTTTCATACCTGAACTATTACCATTTAGTGCAAAGGAATTTTTTATCCACTTATTTACTTATTCTGTAATCTCGTTTAAATCTGCTGAATTAATGAAAAATGTTCAAAACGTTAAAGGTGAAAGCCTTGAATTAACCATGTCTCTCGCCAATGCTTTAGATTCGAGGGATCCATATACTATGCATCATTCTGAAAATGTTGCGAAATACGCCGTAGCAATAGCTAAAAAAATGAAATTGTCTGAAGACAAGTGTGAAGCCATTCGCATAGGAAGCTTACTTCATGATATCGGTAAAATCGGAATACCTGAACATATCCTAAATAAACCTGGAAGATTAACCAATGTAGAGTTTAATGAAATAAAATTGCATCCTAATATTGGTTATCGGATGGTTAAGCATGTTGAAAGCTTTAAAAGAAACGGAGTCATTGAGATTGTGCTGTATCATCATGAACGATACGATGGGAATGGTTACCCAGAGGGTCTAAAGGGGAAGGATATTCCATTAGCGGCTCGAATTGTTGCAATTGCGGATTCCTTTGATGCCATGACTTCTAAACGAGTGTATAGTAATCAGATGGAAATAGATATTGCATTGGACGAAATACGTAAAAACAGGGGTACACAATTCGATCCTGATATTGCAGATGTTTTTTTTAGTTTATTTGAGAAAGAGAAAAATACGATTAAATGTAAAGTATCTTAA
- a CDS encoding plasmid pRiA4b ORF-3 family protein, with amino-acid sequence MRIHCTKKLLDELKLKPEEVRSEVDPFYSWHANVMLVNRRKTVVFVNDHNRYVVVLHGLKAKDFKKLDEHFIHAVREAFQQEHIKEEIIDQYLEQAQEISFAKTNDRTTVARMNKSCEQVTYFEDLFKVDSLFQGKVSRRASTFLVGHGKKDYIVPNEELYKDLEKLAGGPIFDVQAVEMLVTLKLDKHHVWRRLVVPVNQTFEEFHDILQSAFGWKNQHLYEFYLFDPDTTGYDHGDNHPGVHKEGLKPILNVVCHEEAFAYETKVPMKWADEVHLSDFLSAKIKYHYDFGDSWQHDVEIVKEVPDYTPNHPVCLDGGGNTPPEDVGGEGGYEEFLAVYSNPEHPDYTYTHQWGLSQGYTEFNLDRVNRRLK; translated from the coding sequence ATGAGGATACATTGTACGAAGAAATTGTTGGATGAGTTGAAGCTGAAGCCTGAGGAAGTGCGGAGTGAAGTGGATCCGTTTTATTCTTGGCATGCTAATGTAATGCTTGTGAACCGGAGGAAAACGGTGGTGTTTGTGAATGACCATAATCGGTATGTCGTTGTCCTTCATGGGTTAAAGGCTAAGGACTTTAAGAAACTTGATGAGCACTTTATTCACGCAGTTCGGGAAGCGTTTCAGCAGGAGCATATTAAAGAAGAAATCATTGATCAGTATTTGGAACAGGCGCAGGAAATTTCTTTTGCCAAGACAAACGATCGAACAACGGTTGCCAGGATGAATAAGAGCTGCGAACAAGTGACTTATTTTGAGGATTTGTTTAAGGTCGATTCCCTTTTTCAAGGAAAAGTTAGCAGAAGAGCCAGTACCTTTTTAGTCGGGCATGGGAAAAAAGATTATATCGTCCCGAATGAAGAATTGTATAAGGACCTTGAGAAATTGGCGGGTGGACCTATTTTTGATGTGCAAGCGGTTGAAATGCTGGTAACCTTAAAGCTTGATAAGCATCATGTCTGGCGGAGATTGGTCGTTCCGGTCAATCAAACCTTTGAAGAATTCCATGACATTTTACAAAGTGCTTTCGGCTGGAAGAACCAGCATTTGTATGAATTCTATCTATTTGATCCGGATACAACTGGCTACGATCATGGGGATAATCACCCTGGAGTCCACAAAGAAGGGCTTAAGCCTATTTTAAACGTAGTCTGTCATGAAGAGGCCTTTGCGTATGAGACCAAAGTGCCGATGAAATGGGCTGATGAGGTCCATTTATCTGACTTTCTATCGGCAAAAATAAAATATCACTATGACTTCGGTGATTCTTGGCAGCATGATGTTGAAATTGTAAAAGAAGTGCCAGACTATACGCCAAATCACCCTGTGTGTCTCGATGGTGGAGGAAATACACCGCCAGAGGATGTCGGAGGAGAAGGGGGCTATGAAGAGTTCTTAGCGGTCTACTCTAATCCCGAGCACCCAGATTACACATACACACATCAATGGGGCTTATCACAGGGGTATACCGAGTTTAACCTGGATAGGGTAAATAGGAGATTGAAGTAA
- a CDS encoding FtsX-like permease family protein: MLTVFELALRSMRQNVKHYYLYFFALIFSMSLYFVFTSLQHDQAVQNMTHPSVNFFAGFQMAGFMLIVIVGIFTISANGIFLRRRSREIGLYQLIGLSKGWVARYLMIENILIGLGALLAAIICGTLISRLFVLILLNLLDLEGIVGISFSVPAAFKTLMVYLLIIVITSIQMLLKVYRSTLLDLFQADKRPDLNVPPKAVTSAIFALLGLALIGYGYELSSHINKQLFVNALLMLGSIVAGTYLLFRVTIRWCFFLFRKRKDGHLGLTNSLSMAPLMHHMKANANSLTLITLLSTMTITMISMAYSFYYSVEQETRRDLPYDFMFENEPQEALAFKKELEKKGIDVNHHVVEAVLTMGIILEPNDESSRFEESLLWLPAEQLKQTGADLNVPPDGEAILYNAGASLAGDLDEQSKRYPTEIELEQHGQTVMYTLRTLMERNIMNLDASGRQLLVSEATMDKIAEQMAGTPDYKKIRFDTYQVPDKEELAIASSLYAKSVSDDRLTYDFYEQYKKVLQMTGMLIFIAAFLGLVFLISTGSILYFKQMTEAEQEKQSFKTLRQLGFDVNMIMKGIIRKQAIVFLLPLSIGMLHSIFAIKAASFMIRSDTMIPASIAMAIYTVIYFVFALLTIGHYRNMVKNAMS, encoded by the coding sequence ATGTTGACAGTTTTTGAATTAGCACTTCGCAGCATGCGACAAAATGTGAAGCATTACTATTTGTACTTCTTTGCGTTGATCTTTAGTATGAGCCTGTATTTTGTCTTCACCTCATTACAGCACGATCAGGCTGTTCAGAATATGACACATCCGAGTGTTAACTTCTTTGCCGGGTTTCAAATGGCAGGATTCATGCTGATTGTGATCGTTGGGATCTTTACCATCTCGGCCAACGGCATTTTCCTGCGTCGGCGCAGTCGAGAAATCGGATTATATCAGCTGATTGGTCTTTCCAAAGGCTGGGTAGCCCGATATCTAATGATTGAAAATATACTGATTGGCTTAGGCGCACTACTTGCTGCGATCATTTGCGGCACGTTGATTTCAAGGCTGTTCGTCCTTATTTTGTTGAATCTACTCGACTTAGAAGGGATTGTCGGCATCAGCTTCTCCGTACCAGCGGCTTTTAAAACGTTGATGGTCTATCTTCTCATCATTGTCATCACTTCCATTCAGATGTTGCTGAAGGTTTATCGCAGCACCCTTCTGGATCTGTTTCAAGCTGACAAGCGGCCTGACCTCAACGTGCCGCCCAAAGCGGTGACATCTGCTATTTTCGCCCTGCTCGGTCTGGCGCTGATTGGCTACGGATATGAATTATCGAGTCATATCAATAAACAGTTATTCGTCAACGCACTATTGATGCTCGGATCCATCGTTGCAGGGACTTACTTATTGTTTCGCGTTACGATCAGATGGTGCTTTTTCCTGTTCCGCAAACGTAAAGATGGACACCTAGGCTTAACAAACAGCCTGTCGATGGCTCCGCTGATGCACCATATGAAAGCAAATGCCAACTCACTTACCTTGATTACGTTGTTGTCGACCATGACCATCACGATGATTTCCATGGCATACTCCTTCTACTACTCCGTAGAGCAAGAGACCCGCCGTGATCTCCCTTATGATTTTATGTTTGAAAACGAGCCGCAGGAGGCGCTGGCGTTCAAGAAGGAGCTTGAGAAGAAAGGCATCGATGTGAATCACCATGTTGTTGAAGCGGTTCTGACGATGGGTATCATCCTTGAACCGAATGACGAATCGAGCAGGTTTGAAGAAAGTTTGCTATGGCTTCCGGCCGAACAGCTTAAACAAACAGGCGCAGACCTCAACGTGCCGCCAGATGGAGAAGCCATTTTGTACAATGCGGGGGCCTCACTTGCCGGGGACTTAGATGAGCAGTCGAAGCGATATCCAACTGAAATAGAGCTGGAGCAGCATGGACAGACCGTTATGTATACATTGAGGACACTGATGGAAAGGAACATCATGAATTTAGATGCTTCCGGCAGACAGCTGCTAGTGTCAGAAGCAACGATGGACAAGATCGCCGAACAAATGGCCGGTACGCCCGATTATAAAAAAATTCGCTTTGATACGTATCAAGTTCCGGACAAGGAAGAGCTCGCCATAGCTTCCTCTCTATACGCAAAATCCGTAAGTGACGATCGATTAACGTATGATTTCTATGAGCAGTACAAAAAAGTGCTGCAGATGACAGGTATGCTCATTTTCATCGCAGCTTTCCTTGGCCTTGTCTTTTTAATTTCAACCGGCAGCATCCTGTACTTCAAGCAAATGACCGAAGCCGAGCAGGAAAAGCAAAGCTTTAAAACGTTGCGTCAGCTCGGATTTGACGTGAATATGATCATGAAAGGCATTATACGAAAGCAGGCCATCGTGTTCCTTCTCCCTCTATCGATTGGTATGCTGCATTCAATCTTTGCTATCAAGGCGGCTTCATTTATGATCCGGTCGGACACCATGATTCCAGCATCCATCGCCATGGCGATTTACACGGTTATCTATTTTGTATTCGCTCTGTTGACCATAGGCCACTACCGCAACATGGTAAAAAACGCTATGTCATGA
- a CDS encoding ABC transporter ATP-binding protein encodes MNQLNVGETVLQARNLHKTYGTKGNSQHVLQGIDLRVLRSEFVGIMGPSGSGKTTLLNVLATIDHPTDGTVLIDDEDISKLSNTALSAFRRNKLGFIFQDYNLLDTLTVKENILLPISLSKMSKRKAESEFTAIADVFDIKALAHKYPHEISGGQKQRTAAGRALIHQPSIVFADEPTGALDSKSASSLLNVMEKVNQQRGVTVVMVTHDPVAASYCSRVVFLRDGKIYSELYRGDKTRHAFFNEILDVQAVLGGDHVDSF; translated from the coding sequence ATGAATCAGTTAAATGTCGGAGAAACCGTTTTACAAGCACGAAATCTCCACAAAACATATGGCACCAAAGGAAATTCACAGCATGTATTACAAGGAATAGATTTGCGCGTCCTCCGCAGTGAATTTGTCGGCATTATGGGCCCTTCCGGCTCAGGCAAGACGACATTGCTTAACGTCTTAGCCACGATTGATCATCCTACGGACGGAACGGTTTTAATTGATGACGAAGATATCTCTAAGCTAAGTAATACCGCGCTTTCCGCCTTTCGTCGCAACAAGCTGGGATTCATCTTCCAGGATTACAATCTACTGGACACGTTGACAGTGAAGGAAAATATACTGCTGCCCATCTCCCTTAGCAAAATGAGCAAGCGGAAAGCGGAGAGCGAGTTCACAGCCATCGCCGATGTGTTTGACATTAAAGCACTGGCGCACAAATATCCGCATGAAATATCAGGAGGCCAGAAACAACGGACAGCTGCCGGGCGTGCTCTGATCCACCAGCCTTCGATCGTGTTTGCGGACGAGCCGACCGGTGCACTGGATTCCAAATCCGCTTCCTCGTTACTAAACGTGATGGAGAAGGTGAATCAGCAGCGAGGCGTCACCGTTGTGATGGTGACCCATGATCCGGTAGCCGCCAGCTATTGCAGCCGTGTTGTGTTTTTAAGAGACGGGAAGATTTACTCTGAGCTGTACCGCGGCGATAAAACAAGACATGCCTTCTTTAATGAAATTCTGGACGTTCAAGCTGTACTGGGGGGCGACCATGTTGACAGTTTTTGA
- a CDS encoding sensor histidine kinase: MFFRYVDARKSWILLFAGLLGLANALILLDQGIQVTSTSLLYFNASFILSFLLFFIWRFKRETKYAAALAALKEDMALDWIESLPEPGDGLDQMTNDILREASLQFKRKLAAYKETQLIANEFTASWIHEVKTPLTVMKLILEALPSDPDIRKIEAEWLRVYLLVDRQLHMTRLPAIESDYALESASIQRLAAEEVRELLPWCMEKNLAVSIEGNDVTAITDRKWCRFILRQLLTNAVKYNPANSAIMIVTDVTETGQVFLDVIDEGPGIQPHELPRIFDKGFTGENGRIQNAATGLGLYLAKNVADKLGITLRVQTGQTKGTVMRMIFVNPNAFEAVRRGTGA, encoded by the coding sequence ATGTTTTTCCGTTACGTTGATGCAAGAAAAAGCTGGATTTTACTGTTTGCCGGCTTGCTCGGCTTAGCCAATGCTCTGATCCTGCTTGATCAAGGCATCCAGGTTACCTCTACCTCTCTCCTTTATTTTAACGCCTCATTTATTCTGTCCTTTCTCCTATTTTTTATATGGCGCTTCAAAAGAGAGACAAAATATGCCGCCGCGTTGGCTGCTCTGAAGGAAGACATGGCCTTAGACTGGATCGAGTCACTTCCTGAGCCTGGGGACGGCCTAGATCAGATGACCAACGACATCCTACGGGAGGCCTCCCTTCAGTTCAAACGAAAGCTTGCTGCCTATAAAGAAACTCAACTGATTGCGAATGAATTCACGGCTTCATGGATCCATGAGGTGAAGACTCCTCTCACCGTCATGAAGCTAATCCTAGAAGCCCTGCCAAGTGATCCGGATATACGTAAAATTGAAGCGGAATGGTTGCGGGTGTATTTGTTGGTCGACCGGCAGCTGCATATGACACGTCTGCCCGCAATCGAATCAGACTATGCTCTTGAATCGGCCTCCATACAGCGACTTGCCGCGGAAGAAGTAAGGGAGCTGTTGCCATGGTGTATGGAAAAAAATCTGGCGGTCAGTATCGAAGGAAATGATGTAACGGCCATTACAGACCGAAAATGGTGCCGCTTCATCCTGCGGCAACTTTTGACGAATGCCGTGAAATATAATCCTGCGAATTCAGCCATTATGATTGTGACGGATGTAACGGAGACAGGCCAAGTCTTCTTGGATGTCATCGATGAAGGACCGGGAATACAGCCTCACGAATTGCCGCGTATCTTTGACAAGGGCTTCACGGGAGAAAACGGAAGGATTCAAAACGCAGCGACCGGACTTGGACTCTATCTTGCAAAAAACGTTGCAGATAAATTAGGAATTACCCTCAGAGTGCAAACCGGTCAAACGAAAGGGACGGTGATGCGAATGATTTTTGTCAATCCTAACGCATTCGAAGCGGTCCGAAGAGGGACGGGCGCGTAA
- a CDS encoding response regulator transcription factor, with amino-acid sequence MKINIFVVEDDDALFAALKKGLEAWSFRVTRPDDFEGVMRSFLEQQPQLVIMDVTLPKFDGFHWCREIRAVSKVPIVFLSSRDHPMDMVMALSMGADDFIQKPFHTDVLYAKIQAILRRTYAYGEDQSNILEWNGALIDLNRGVIGSAGKEVDLTKNESFILITLVKSNNVIISRHDLIRKLWEDEQFVNDNTLTANITRLRQKLETINLADAIVTKKGLGYMAITL; translated from the coding sequence ATGAAGATAAACATATTTGTTGTTGAGGATGATGATGCTTTGTTTGCTGCGTTGAAGAAGGGTTTAGAGGCTTGGTCGTTCCGGGTCACGAGACCAGATGATTTTGAAGGTGTGATGCGTTCATTTCTTGAACAACAGCCTCAGCTCGTCATCATGGATGTCACACTCCCGAAATTTGACGGCTTTCATTGGTGTCGCGAGATTCGCGCTGTATCCAAAGTACCCATTGTTTTCCTTTCCTCCCGCGATCATCCAATGGATATGGTCATGGCGCTGAGCATGGGGGCGGACGACTTCATCCAGAAGCCGTTTCATACAGACGTGCTTTATGCCAAAATTCAAGCAATTCTCCGGAGGACTTATGCTTATGGCGAAGACCAATCGAATATTCTTGAATGGAACGGCGCTTTGATTGATTTAAATCGAGGTGTAATTGGAAGCGCTGGGAAAGAAGTGGATTTAACAAAAAACGAATCTTTTATACTGATCACGCTCGTGAAATCGAACAATGTCATTATCTCGCGCCATGACTTGATACGAAAGCTATGGGAGGACGAGCAGTTCGTGAACGACAATACCCTCACTGCGAATATAACCCGTTTGCGGCAGAAGCTGGAGACAATCAATTTAGCAGACGCTATTGTGACAAAAAAAGGGCTAGGATATATGGCCATCACTTTATAG
- a CDS encoding DUF4230 domain-containing protein yields MDTHRELIEEKNERIAELERQLIELKDAREQSAAAIAIEHNTRSFSPRKGLFFKARGWKILLAILVLLVIASGGFWLFGGNTFKQKSVSFVEQVQELATLATAEAHIKAVIKEEDNKIFGKDISKNLPGTKRELLFIVPGTVIAGVDLKGITSEDMVINEETKEIEITLPHAKLIQDPALQMDNIQTFENGGLFRADTKMDEGFQKVAEAQEQMRQEALSIGLLETAEKNAEKVLKEFFKNIDYTVEVTYRDGGTGPSHR; encoded by the coding sequence ATGGATACGCATCGAGAATTGATAGAAGAAAAGAATGAAAGAATTGCAGAGCTGGAAAGGCAGTTAATAGAATTAAAGGACGCACGGGAGCAAAGTGCTGCCGCTATTGCAATAGAGCATAATACAAGATCGTTTTCTCCACGAAAAGGGTTGTTCTTTAAAGCTCGTGGATGGAAGATTCTTTTGGCCATCCTAGTATTATTAGTTATCGCTTCAGGAGGATTTTGGCTATTTGGAGGCAATACCTTCAAACAGAAGTCTGTCTCGTTTGTTGAACAGGTTCAAGAGCTTGCCACATTGGCAACCGCCGAGGCTCATATTAAGGCAGTTATTAAAGAAGAGGATAATAAGATTTTCGGGAAAGACATCTCTAAGAACTTGCCCGGAACCAAGCGCGAACTGCTATTTATTGTACCTGGGACCGTTATCGCTGGTGTTGATTTGAAGGGAATTACGTCTGAGGACATGGTTATTAATGAAGAAACTAAAGAGATAGAGATTACCCTTCCACATGCGAAGCTGATCCAGGATCCAGCACTACAGATGGATAACATACAAACCTTTGAAAATGGCGGACTGTTCCGTGCGGACACTAAAATGGATGAGGGGTTCCAGAAGGTCGCTGAGGCCCAAGAGCAAATGCGCCAAGAAGCTCTCTCCATCGGCTTACTAGAAACCGCAGAAAAAAATGCCGAAAAAGTATTAAAAGAATTCTTTAAGAATATTGATTATACGGTAGAGGTTACGTATAGGGACGGAGGGACAGGTCCCTCCCACAGGTGA